The Syntrophorhabdus sp. genome segment AGGGCGAGGTCGGACACGGCGATGATGGTCCGGGGCAGACCCTTGGAGTACTTGTGGATGATCTCGATGGCATCCTCGGCGAATATCTCCCGGGCGACATCGAGGCCGGCCTTGTTGAGGCGGTACCTGATCAATTCCCGTGTTTCGTCGAATCTCAGCGGAGTGAAGTAGTAACGGACGGGCAGTCTCTGCCAGAATTCGGGCATCTCCTGCAGGGTGTCCCAGAGCGCCTTCTGGCCGGAGAGGATGAAGGTATGGAGGTACTCGTTGTTGTGGGTGAGATTGATGAGTACCCGGAGCTCCTGGAGGACGTTGCGGGCCTCGCAGAGCATCTGGCCCTCATCGATCACGATGATGTTCTTGCCGCCCTCATCGCGTGCCGCGACAAGGGCGTTCTTGAGGATCGTGAGGTTCTTCAGCTTGTCATCTGCCGGTGCCTCCCCGGTGATCAGGCCTGTGATCTGGCCGATCATCTGATCCGCCGTGAGCGTCGGGTGATCGACGAAGGCGTATCGGAAATGGGAACCGTACTCGGCCTTCATCTCGTCGATGAGCTTGAGAAGGATGGTGGTCTTGCCGAGTCCCGCATCCTCGGATGCGACGACAACGCCGCCCTTGTTCGTGTTTATCGCATACTTCAGGCGCTCGAAGCACTCGAAGTACTGTCCTGTCACACACATCATGTTTCCGTCGGGAGCGAGAAGGAACGGATGGTGGTCGAGGCCCCAGTACCTGAGATACTCCTCGGTCATGGCTTGCAGATCTTGCATGGTACGTAACCTATTTTAATAGCATCGCTCCTATTATGAAAGATAATTCTGGATTTCTCAGGGATCTTTTCAATCATCTTGCACGTTGGCCTGTGAAAGACGAACGTCCGCTTGTTGCCGACATAATGCTTCTCCGTGTCCTGCTTCTTCTCCGACCATATGCCCCTGTCATCGGCCTTTGCCTTTCTTTCGGCGTCGAGGAGGGCATCCCTGTGCTTGACGTTGGGGCCGGAGACATCCGCCCGGGCATAGCCATTCCTGATGAGCTCGGCGTTGACAAAGGTCTTCTTGACGAAGACGTAGGCCAGGAGATTTCCCTTTTCGTCCTTCTTCTTTGCGTCGAATTCCAACCTGACCTTTTTCATGAAGACGAGTCTCTTGTTATAGCCCACAGCCTGCCTGGCGTAGAACTCGGCTCCACCTTCCTTTCTGTTAAGCTCCGGGGTGGCGACCCCGATGTACCTGACGATCTCCCCCGATTCGAGCTGAACGGTGTCGCCATCGATTATCTTCCTGACGACATAATCCTTGGCAAGGGCGACACCGAAGGGAAAGATCAGCGCGGCGAGCAGGGCTAAGGCGACGTATCTCCTGAGCATGTTGGTGATGATTTTACACTATTTTGCGGCACCGTCAAACAAAATACATGAACAACAAAAAAACCGCCCCCCGTTGTCAGGGGGGCGGTTCGCACTATGCTGACTCAGATGTTAACCAACCTTGAAGATCATGGATGCGCCGGTGTCGCCGGCTGCGCAGCCTGCCCAGAGACAATAGCCGCCACCGATCAAGACCATCTCCTCGAGCATCTCGGCGATGATCCTGCCGGCCGTCGGGGCCTGGGGATGCCCGTAGATCAGGGAGGAACCGTAGTTGTTCATCTTCATGACGTCGATATTGAACTTCTTTGCGAAGTTGAGGTCGTTGGTCGTGAAGGGGTTGTGGCTCTTAATGGCCTTCATGTCGGTGATCTTGAGGCCGGCATTGGCAAGGGCCATCTCTGCGGCCGGTACCGGTGCGGAGGCCATGAAGCCGGGGTTGACGCGGGAAAAACCGTAGGAGACAACCTGGATCTCGACCTTGGG includes the following:
- a CDS encoding SH3 domain-containing protein — its product is MQDLQAMTEEYLRYWGLDHHPFLLAPDGNMMCVTGQYFECFERLKYAINTNKGGVVVASEDAGLGKTTILLKLIDEMKAEYGSHFRYAFVDHPTLTADQMIGQITGLITGEAPADDKLKNLTILKNALVAARDEGGKNIIVIDEGQMLCEARNVLQELRVLINLTHNNEYLHTFILSGQKALWDTLQEMPEFWQRLPVRYYFTPLRFDETRELIRYRLNKAGLDVAREIFAEDAIEIIHKYSKGLPRTIIAVSDLALLNGYNDKTRKIGFKEVSKAINSMSGRGESLPYIVADRGEAPKETLKAPNDTAAPAGTRSPAPALEYVSHSARETFFSSDSRQYLRPVLITLLILLFIFIGAAGYRFVLATKQPQNTVIIKEVQKPEAPKEPVVENAQTKDQQETTEVKPQVQAPIEAPPEAAPEKDVIAAFKEEMKKKNETSRNRVAVVKAPAANVRSGPGIESPRILTIVQGEILPILDERGDSTGMKWYKVSLYGNRTGWIASQVATATTK
- a CDS encoding thiolase family protein, whose product is AKLEGFTKEQSDAVVLRRYEQYMMSQANDREFQKKYMFPAEVKVSKKKTVLVELDEGVTPTTAEGLAKLGPAEKGGIHSFGAQTFPADGNVGFIVTNREKAKELSADPKVEIQVVSYGFSRVNPGFMASAPVPAAEMALANAGLKITDMKAIKSHNPFTTNDLNFAKKFNIDVMKMNNYGSSLIYGHPQAPTAGRIIAEMLEEMVLIGGGYCLWAGCAAGDTGASMIFKVG